A region from the Desulfobacteraceae bacterium genome encodes:
- a CDS encoding universal stress protein has translation MYHVILVPLDGSKRAEAILPHVEELARRYEARVVFLGVVEPVVLADAGWADLQLSQQIYDEQVGQTEAYLGGLKGEFREKGIRAQVRVGHGSPVDAIIATAEAETADLVAMASHGRTGLARAFYGSVAAGVLNRVDRPLLMVRSREAD, from the coding sequence ATGTACCATGTCATTCTGGTGCCGCTGGACGGCTCCAAGCGTGCCGAGGCCATTTTGCCGCACGTGGAGGAACTGGCGCGCCGCTACGAGGCGCGGGTGGTATTTTTGGGGGTCGTCGAGCCGGTGGTGTTGGCCGACGCCGGCTGGGCCGACCTGCAGCTCAGCCAGCAGATCTACGACGAGCAGGTCGGCCAGACCGAGGCCTACCTGGGGGGGCTGAAGGGGGAGTTCCGTGAAAAGGGGATTCGCGCCCAGGTCCGGGTGGGCCACGGCAGCCCGGTGGATGCCATCATCGCCACCGCCGAGGCCGAAACCGCCGACCTGGTGGCCATGGCCAGCCACGGCCGGACGGGTCTGGCGCGGGCCTTTTACGGCAGCGTGGCCGCCGGGGTGCTCAACCGGGTGGACCGCCCGCTGTTGATGGTGCGCTCCCGGGAGGCGGACTGA
- the ahcY gene encoding adenosylhomocysteinase — MEYDIKDSGLAEKGRMRIAWAEQAMPVLRSIRRRFTTDKPLAGLRVSACLHVTTETACLVQTLKAGGATVCLCASNPLSTQDDVAAALVADHGIKTFAVKGEDRDRYYRHIHAVLDLAPRITMDDGADLISTLHTERRELLAGIIGGTEETTTGVLRLRTMAANKVLAYPVIAVNDADTKHLFDNRYGTGQSTIDGIIRATNRLLAGTTFVVCGYGWCGRGVARRAAGMGAGVIVTEINPIRALEAVMDGYRVMPIGQAAALGDFFCTLTGDINVIRGEHFEQMKDGAIVCNSGHFNVELDLAALARLAVKRRPARKCVEEFQLADGRRIYLLAEGRLINLSAAEGHPPSVMDMSFANQALCAEHILKNAYTLEKTVYDVPAEIDHQIAHLKLASMGVVIDTLTAEQDAYRSSWESGT, encoded by the coding sequence ATGGAATACGACATCAAAGACAGCGGGCTGGCGGAAAAGGGAAGAATGCGGATCGCCTGGGCCGAACAAGCCATGCCGGTCCTGCGCTCCATCCGGCGGCGGTTCACCACCGACAAGCCCCTGGCGGGGCTCAGGGTATCGGCCTGCCTGCACGTCACCACCGAGACCGCCTGCCTGGTGCAGACCCTCAAGGCCGGCGGGGCCACCGTCTGCCTGTGCGCCTCCAACCCCCTCAGCACCCAGGACGACGTGGCCGCCGCGCTGGTGGCCGACCACGGCATCAAAACCTTCGCGGTCAAGGGCGAGGACCGGGACCGCTACTACCGCCACATTCACGCCGTTCTCGATCTCGCCCCGCGGATCACGATGGACGACGGCGCCGACCTGATCAGCACCCTGCACACCGAGCGCCGCGAGCTGCTGGCCGGCATCATCGGGGGCACCGAGGAGACCACCACCGGGGTGCTCCGCCTCAGGACCATGGCCGCCAACAAGGTGCTCGCCTATCCCGTCATCGCGGTCAACGACGCCGACACCAAGCACCTTTTCGACAACCGCTACGGCACCGGCCAGAGTACGATCGACGGCATCATCCGGGCCACCAACCGGCTGTTGGCCGGGACCACTTTCGTTGTCTGCGGCTACGGCTGGTGCGGCCGGGGGGTGGCCCGGCGGGCCGCCGGCATGGGGGCCGGGGTGATCGTCACCGAGATCAACCCCATCCGGGCGCTGGAGGCGGTGATGGACGGCTACCGGGTGATGCCCATCGGCCAGGCCGCGGCCTTGGGCGATTTTTTTTGCACCCTGACCGGGGATATCAACGTGATCCGCGGGGAGCACTTCGAGCAGATGAAAGACGGGGCCATCGTTTGCAACTCCGGGCACTTCAACGTCGAGCTGGACCTGGCGGCGCTGGCCCGCCTGGCGGTCAAGCGGCGGCCGGCGCGCAAGTGCGTGGAGGAGTTTCAACTGGCCGACGGGCGCCGGATCTACCTGCTGGCCGAAGGCCGGCTGATCAATCTCAGCGCCGCGGAGGGCCACCCGCCCAGCGTGATGGACATGAGCTTCGCCAACCAGGCGCTCTGCGCCGAGCATATCCTCAAGAATGCCTACACCCTGGAGAAGACGGTCTACGACGTCCCGGCGGAGATCGACCACCAGATCGCCCACCTGAAGCTGGCCAGCATGGGCGTCGTCATCGACACCCTGACCGCGGAGCAGGACGCCTACCGCAGCAGCTGGGAAAGCGGCACCTGA
- a CDS encoding class I SAM-dependent methyltransferase, with the protein MAPSRDRGCSSTGLRPVSETLLIPLYFRALESRRKKPIVRDPLADSMVSQIDYDFSRFGPPDLTCTATLMRIREFDRLTSAFLEKRPGSCVVNIGCGLDTRFFRMDNGRVLWFDLDFPDVIAFRRRFLRETPRCRFIPGSVLDPAWCDALPADCGERLLLLAEGVMPYLPEAGVRQLVATLTARFPGARMVFDVVSPLQALLTHFNPVLTATQARFRWGLARGTRVERWARGIRLEHEIFYFDQPEPRLGLYNCLRLFPHIARGFSILQLKLGPPETP; encoded by the coding sequence ATGGCACCGTCCCGGGACCGGGGCTGCTCGTCAACCGGATTGCGGCCGGTGTCGGAAACCCTGCTGATCCCGCTATACTTCCGCGCCCTGGAGAGCCGGCGCAAAAAACCGATTGTGCGCGACCCACTGGCGGATTCCATGGTCAGCCAGATCGACTACGATTTTTCGCGCTTCGGCCCGCCGGACCTGACCTGCACCGCCACCCTGATGCGCATCCGCGAATTCGACCGCCTGACATCCGCTTTCCTTGAAAAACGCCCCGGGAGCTGCGTGGTCAATATCGGCTGCGGCCTGGACACCCGCTTTTTCCGGATGGACAACGGCCGGGTCCTCTGGTTCGACCTGGATTTTCCCGACGTCATTGCTTTCCGCCGCAGGTTTCTGAGAGAAACCCCGCGCTGCCGCTTCATTCCAGGCTCCGTGCTGGACCCGGCATGGTGCGACGCGCTGCCGGCGGACTGCGGCGAGCGGCTGCTGCTTCTGGCCGAGGGGGTCATGCCCTACCTGCCGGAAGCCGGCGTACGGCAGTTGGTCGCCACCCTGACGGCGCGCTTTCCCGGCGCCCGCATGGTCTTCGACGTCGTCTCCCCGCTGCAGGCGCTGCTCACCCATTTCAACCCGGTGCTGACGGCCACCCAGGCACGCTTCAGATGGGGTCTGGCCCGCGGAACGCGCGTCGAGCGCTGGGCCCGCGGGATTCGCCTGGAGCACGAAATTTTCTATTTCGACCAGCCTGAGCCGCGTCTGGGGTTGTACAACTGCCTACGGCTGTTTCCCCACATCGCCCGGGGATTCAGCATTCTGCAACTCAAACTGGGCCCCCCCGAGACCCCCTGA
- a CDS encoding bifunctional acetate--CoA ligase family protein/GNAT family N-acetyltransferase yields the protein MTTRNLQFLFKPTAVALIGASQKPASVGAVLSRNLFSGGFEGNIFPVNPKYDAIQGVRTFPDIASLPHPPDLAVVATPPETVPQIIGQLGEKGARAAVVITAGFAEGQNRRGQALQAALLEAARPHLLRIIGPNCLGIMVPGIGLNASFGHVAPLPGRLAFVAQSGAVLTSVLDWATARRIGFSHFVSLGDMADVDFGDMLDYLANDARTRAILLYVEAIHQARKFMSAARAAARVKPVVVVKAGRFLEGARAAASHTGALAGSDAVYDAAFRRAGMLRVKDMQALFDVVGTLAMTRPFKGDRLAILTNGGGVGVLATDALIERGGRLADLCGETLARLDSVLPPTWSHGNPVDIIGDAPGSRYADALTVLLDDPGADAILVLNCPTAVASGIEAAQGVIATVKQNELKTASRGLLTSWLGEAAAEGARQAFGENRIPTYRTPEEAVRAFMQMVRYRRGQEMLMETPPNVPEDFQPDTPAAGALLKAALAEGREWLTEAEAKALLAAYRIPVVTTRVAATPEEAAKLAAGLGGPAALKILSPDISHKTDVGGVALDLETPAAVRAAAAAMLQLVHTARPEARIQGFTVQPMIARQRAHELIVGMVEDPQFGPVVLFGHGGTAVEVIADKALALAPLNMHLAREMMGRTRVIRLLEGYRGMPPADLEAIALTLVKVSQLACDLAEVLELDINPLLAGARGVMALDARVRVWPSARPAAERLAIRPYPKELEETVTLPDGQRLLLRPIRPEDEPAVHDLFQRLSPEEIRFRFLHTMKYLSHDQAARLTQIDYDRQMALVLTERDGPGHPALYGGVRIAADPDNMAAEFAILLRSDMTGKGLGPMLMRRIIDYARSRGIGEIYGEVMAENRTMRRLCEAFGFSFKAIADDPGVMHASLQL from the coding sequence ATGACCACCCGCAATCTCCAATTTCTCTTCAAGCCCACCGCTGTCGCCCTGATCGGCGCCAGCCAGAAACCGGCCTCGGTCGGTGCGGTGCTCTCGCGCAACCTTTTCAGCGGGGGCTTCGAGGGGAACATCTTCCCGGTGAACCCCAAATACGACGCCATCCAGGGGGTGCGCACCTTCCCGGACATCGCCTCCTTGCCCCACCCGCCGGACCTGGCGGTGGTGGCCACCCCGCCGGAGACGGTCCCGCAGATCATCGGCCAACTGGGCGAAAAAGGGGCCCGCGCCGCCGTGGTGATCACCGCCGGTTTTGCGGAGGGTCAAAACCGCCGCGGCCAGGCCCTGCAGGCGGCCCTGCTGGAGGCCGCCCGGCCCCACCTGCTGCGGATCATCGGACCCAACTGTCTCGGGATCATGGTGCCCGGCATCGGCCTCAACGCCAGCTTCGGGCATGTGGCGCCCCTGCCGGGGCGGCTGGCATTCGTGGCCCAGTCCGGGGCGGTACTGACTTCGGTGCTGGACTGGGCCACGGCCCGCCGGATCGGGTTTTCCCATTTTGTCTCACTGGGCGACATGGCCGACGTCGATTTCGGAGACATGCTGGATTATCTCGCCAACGATGCCCGCACCCGCGCCATTCTGCTTTACGTGGAGGCCATCCACCAGGCCCGCAAGTTCATGTCCGCCGCCCGGGCGGCCGCGCGCGTCAAGCCGGTGGTGGTGGTCAAGGCCGGCCGCTTCCTGGAAGGGGCGCGTGCGGCCGCCTCCCACACCGGCGCCCTGGCGGGGTCCGACGCGGTCTACGATGCGGCCTTCCGCCGGGCGGGGATGCTGCGGGTTAAAGACATGCAGGCGCTCTTTGACGTGGTCGGCACCCTGGCCATGACCCGACCCTTCAAAGGCGACCGGCTGGCGATTTTGACCAACGGCGGCGGGGTCGGTGTGCTGGCCACCGACGCTCTGATCGAGCGCGGCGGGCGGCTGGCGGACCTCTGCGGGGAAACCCTGGCGCGCCTGGACAGCGTCTTGCCCCCCACCTGGTCCCACGGCAACCCGGTGGACATCATCGGGGATGCCCCCGGCAGCCGCTATGCCGATGCCCTCACGGTGCTTTTGGACGATCCGGGGGCGGACGCCATCCTGGTGCTCAACTGCCCGACCGCCGTGGCTTCCGGCATCGAGGCGGCCCAGGGGGTGATCGCAACCGTCAAGCAAAACGAGTTGAAGACCGCCAGCCGCGGGTTGTTGACCAGCTGGCTGGGTGAGGCGGCCGCCGAGGGGGCGCGGCAGGCCTTCGGCGAAAACCGGATTCCCACCTACAGGACCCCCGAGGAAGCCGTGCGGGCCTTCATGCAGATGGTGCGCTACCGCCGCGGCCAGGAAATGCTGATGGAAACCCCGCCCAACGTGCCCGAGGATTTCCAACCGGACACGCCGGCAGCCGGCGCCCTTCTCAAGGCCGCCTTGGCGGAGGGGCGGGAGTGGCTGACCGAGGCCGAGGCCAAGGCGCTGCTGGCCGCCTACCGGATCCCGGTGGTGACCACCCGGGTGGCGGCGACACCCGAGGAGGCGGCGAAACTGGCCGCCGGTTTGGGCGGCCCCGCGGCGCTGAAGATCCTTTCACCGGACATCAGCCACAAGACCGATGTGGGCGGTGTGGCCCTGGATCTGGAAACCCCCGCAGCGGTCCGCGCGGCCGCCGCCGCCATGCTGCAGCTGGTGCATACCGCCCGGCCGGAGGCCCGCATCCAGGGCTTTACGGTCCAGCCCATGATTGCGCGTCAGCGTGCCCATGAACTGATCGTCGGCATGGTCGAGGACCCCCAGTTCGGGCCTGTGGTGCTCTTCGGGCACGGCGGGACGGCCGTGGAGGTGATCGCCGACAAGGCTCTGGCGCTGGCCCCGCTCAACATGCACCTGGCGCGCGAGATGATGGGCCGCACCCGGGTTATCCGTTTGCTGGAAGGCTACCGCGGGATGCCGCCGGCCGACCTGGAGGCCATCGCCTTGACCCTGGTCAAGGTCTCCCAACTGGCCTGCGATCTGGCCGAGGTGCTGGAACTGGATATCAATCCGCTGCTGGCCGGAGCCCGCGGCGTCATGGCCCTGGACGCCCGCGTTCGGGTGTGGCCCTCCGCCCGGCCGGCCGCGGAGCGGCTGGCCATTCGGCCCTATCCCAAGGAGTTGGAGGAGACGGTGACCCTGCCCGACGGTCAGCGGCTGCTGCTGCGACCCATCCGGCCGGAAGACGAACCGGCGGTTCACGATCTCTTCCAGCGGCTGTCGCCGGAGGAAATCCGCTTCCGTTTCCTGCACACCATGAAGTACCTGTCCCACGATCAAGCCGCGCGTCTCACCCAGATCGATTACGACCGGCAGATGGCGCTGGTGCTGACCGAGCGGGACGGGCCGGGACACCCCGCGCTTTACGGGGGGGTGCGGATTGCCGCCGATCCCGATAACATGGCCGCGGAATTCGCCATCCTGCTGAGAAGCGACATGACCGGCAAGGGGCTTGGGCCGATGCTGATGCGCAGGATCATCGACTATGCCCGCAGCCGGGGAATCGGTGAGATCTACGGGGAGGTGATGGCCGAGAACCGCACCATGCGGCGGCTGTGCGAGGCCTTTGGGTTCAGCTTCAAGGCGATTGCGGACGACCCCGGTGTCATGCACGCCAGTTTGCAACTCTGA
- a CDS encoding zinc-ribbon domain-containing protein — translation MRVECPTCRRAYRLPQERLPAQTPCSLKCPACRTVFTFDHRPTTPEPVPLAQIFTPYGEDLKREVVENLKKLYPMPHIMLKARALAANPEADLRQISDILRTDPALASRVLKVANSAYYGRSGKVASLLDAAVLLGVRMLVQIITLVSTSKMLGSELQGFELDSGCLWRHSLTVAVTSATIASRTGLPVRDEAFMAGLLHDAGKIILDPYVMERKSAYDALRKYHPNTPLLAEQAVLGFDHAETGFALCQKWNIPAPQAVAIRFHHQPSRSGGSPLAYILHVADALAAFDPAATTGSPAAPVEPGALAHLKLGRGDLAGIITEAADTIETLEDDTY, via the coding sequence ATGAGAGTAGAATGTCCCACCTGCCGACGGGCCTACCGCTTGCCGCAAGAGCGCCTGCCCGCCCAAACGCCCTGTTCGCTGAAATGCCCGGCCTGCCGGACGGTCTTCACGTTCGACCACCGCCCCACCACCCCCGAGCCGGTGCCCCTGGCGCAGATCTTCACCCCCTACGGCGAGGACCTCAAACGCGAGGTGGTCGAAAACCTCAAAAAGCTCTACCCCATGCCCCATATCATGCTCAAGGCGCGGGCGCTGGCGGCCAACCCCGAGGCCGACCTGCGGCAGATCAGCGACATCCTGCGCACCGACCCGGCTCTCGCCAGCCGGGTCCTGAAAGTCGCCAATTCCGCCTATTACGGCCGCTCCGGCAAAGTGGCCTCGCTGCTGGATGCCGCCGTTTTGCTGGGCGTCCGGATGCTGGTGCAGATCATCACCCTGGTGAGCACCTCCAAGATGCTGGGCAGCGAACTGCAGGGGTTTGAGCTGGACTCCGGCTGCCTCTGGCGCCACTCCCTGACCGTGGCGGTGACCTCGGCGACGATCGCCAGTCGGACCGGCCTGCCGGTACGCGACGAGGCCTTCATGGCCGGTCTGCTGCACGATGCCGGCAAAATCATCCTCGACCCGTATGTCATGGAGCGCAAATCGGCCTACGATGCCCTGCGCAAATACCACCCCAACACCCCGCTTCTGGCCGAACAGGCGGTTTTGGGATTCGACCACGCGGAAACCGGCTTCGCCCTCTGCCAGAAATGGAATATACCCGCCCCCCAGGCCGTCGCCATCCGCTTTCACCACCAGCCGTCGCGCTCGGGCGGAAGCCCGCTGGCCTACATTCTGCACGTAGCCGACGCCCTGGCGGCCTTCGACCCCGCGGCCACCACCGGCAGCCCGGCGGCACCCGTTGAGCCCGGCGCGCTGGCACATCTGAAACTCGGCCGCGGCGACCTGGCGGGCATCATCACCGAAGCCGCGGACACCATCGAAACCCTGGAAGACGACACTTACTGA
- a CDS encoding phosphopantetheine-binding protein, whose protein sequence is MTRAELETLTRRLLAEIAPEAELEKLDPDKAFRDQFTFDSVDCLRFALALGKALAIQIPEASYPRLSTLNGCLGYLQERLAAA, encoded by the coding sequence ATGACGCGAGCAGAACTTGAAACGCTGACCCGTCGGCTGCTGGCAGAGATTGCGCCGGAAGCCGAGCTGGAAAAACTCGACCCGGACAAGGCCTTCCGCGACCAGTTCACCTTTGACTCGGTGGACTGCCTGCGGTTTGCGCTGGCGCTGGGAAAGGCGCTCGCAATCCAGATTCCTGAAGCCTCTTATCCCCGTTTGAGCACCCTCAACGGCTGCCTCGGCTACCTGCAAGAGCGCCTCGCGGCGGCCTGA
- a CDS encoding AAA family ATPase, whose product MPADHPPGKFPELAPEALRARVDPAELAFESTAALTPLESGVVGQARGIGAIRFGVGLKNDGYHIFVAGPPKAGLTYIAKTLLEDQARREPDPPDWCYVHNFEAADKPRSLKLRAGRGKDLKRDMEELIETLHTRIPEVFDSDDYRARENEVSKGFDRQRRKLEEELSRTARAEGFLLQVSQVGMVIIPVDQDGKPLDQKAVNQLGDEEKQRLQEKSEALQAKMKTAFKRMRALEGEYKKEHARLDNEIALFCVEHIMESLLEKYRDEPDVIAYLKAAQKDILDNIDDFKKKPDEKSQPSPFRLPTRESAFRKYEINVLLDNSETQGAPVVIESNPTYPNLFGTIDKQAVLGAFYTDFSMIKPGALHRANGGYLIMKARDLLKWFLSYEALKRALNNHEIKIEDPSELYGLFGTRSLRPEPIPLKVKIILTGDPFIYELLYTLDERFQKFFKVKAHLDDRIDRAADHVRQFAQMIARFCREEGFRHVARGGAARLLEYSMELTQDQDKLSLELGDIRDLIREADYYAGESEAELIDRQHVETAIRSRIQRANLVEDRVMELVKKDICWVETEGSKVGQINGLSILMTGDHLFGKPNRITATVSVGREGVVAIERESKLSGKLHTKGVMILSNFLKEHFGRDKPISLTASLCFEQSYGPVEGDSASSTELYAILSALAEVPIRQGIAVTGSVSQKGEIQPVGGVTRKIEAFFEICRHKGLTGGQGVIIPQKNVRHLMLRQDVVDAVRDGQFHVWPVSRVEEGIEILTGLPAGRPGTDDTYSKGTVFFKVDQRLRRIAQIVKDFGGGPGEKNDASRT is encoded by the coding sequence ATGCCAGCCGATCACCCCCCCGGCAAATTTCCGGAGCTCGCCCCAGAAGCGTTGCGGGCGCGTGTCGACCCGGCCGAGCTGGCCTTCGAAAGCACCGCCGCGCTGACCCCGCTGGAAAGCGGCGTGGTGGGGCAGGCCCGCGGCATCGGCGCCATTCGTTTCGGGGTCGGTCTCAAGAACGACGGCTACCACATCTTCGTCGCCGGCCCCCCCAAGGCCGGCCTGACTTACATCGCCAAAACCCTGCTGGAAGACCAGGCCCGCCGCGAGCCGGACCCGCCGGACTGGTGCTACGTCCACAACTTCGAGGCCGCCGACAAACCCCGCAGCCTCAAGCTCCGGGCCGGCCGCGGCAAGGACCTCAAGCGCGACATGGAGGAGTTGATCGAAACCCTGCACACCCGCATTCCCGAGGTTTTCGACAGCGATGACTACCGCGCGCGGGAGAACGAGGTGTCCAAGGGCTTCGACCGCCAGCGCCGCAAATTGGAGGAGGAACTCAGCCGCACGGCCCGCGCCGAGGGATTTCTGCTGCAGGTGTCCCAGGTGGGGATGGTGATCATCCCGGTCGACCAAGACGGCAAGCCGCTGGACCAGAAGGCCGTCAACCAGCTCGGCGACGAGGAAAAACAGCGGCTGCAGGAGAAAAGCGAGGCCCTTCAGGCCAAAATGAAAACCGCTTTTAAACGCATGCGCGCCCTGGAGGGGGAGTATAAGAAGGAGCATGCGCGCCTGGACAACGAAATCGCGCTCTTCTGCGTCGAGCACATCATGGAAAGCCTGCTGGAGAAATACCGCGACGAGCCGGACGTGATCGCCTATCTCAAGGCCGCGCAAAAGGACATCCTCGACAACATCGACGACTTCAAGAAAAAGCCGGATGAAAAAAGCCAGCCGAGCCCCTTTCGGCTCCCAACCCGCGAAAGCGCCTTCCGCAAATACGAAATCAACGTGCTGCTGGACAACTCCGAGACCCAGGGGGCGCCGGTGGTGATCGAAAGCAACCCCACCTATCCCAACCTCTTCGGCACCATCGACAAGCAGGCCGTGCTGGGGGCTTTCTACACCGATTTCAGCATGATCAAACCGGGGGCTTTACACCGCGCCAACGGCGGGTACCTGATCATGAAGGCCCGCGATCTGCTCAAGTGGTTTCTCTCCTACGAAGCCCTCAAGCGGGCCCTGAACAACCATGAGATCAAAATCGAGGACCCCAGCGAACTCTACGGGCTTTTCGGCACCCGCAGCCTGCGGCCCGAACCCATCCCCTTGAAGGTCAAAATCATCCTCACCGGCGATCCCTTCATCTACGAGCTGCTCTACACCCTCGACGAGCGCTTTCAGAAATTCTTCAAGGTCAAGGCCCACCTGGACGACCGCATCGACCGCGCCGCCGACCATGTGCGGCAGTTTGCCCAGATGATCGCCCGCTTCTGCCGCGAGGAGGGCTTCCGCCACGTGGCCCGCGGCGGGGCGGCGCGCCTTCTGGAGTACAGCATGGAGTTGACCCAGGATCAGGACAAGCTGAGCCTGGAATTGGGCGACATCCGCGACCTGATCCGCGAGGCCGACTACTACGCCGGGGAAAGCGAGGCCGAACTGATCGACCGGCAGCACGTCGAGACCGCCATCCGCAGCCGGATCCAGCGCGCCAACCTGGTGGAGGACCGGGTCATGGAGCTGGTCAAAAAGGACATCTGCTGGGTGGAAACCGAGGGCAGCAAGGTCGGGCAGATCAACGGCCTCTCGATCCTGATGACCGGCGACCATCTGTTCGGCAAACCCAACCGCATCACGGCCACGGTCTCGGTGGGGCGCGAGGGGGTGGTCGCCATCGAACGCGAATCCAAGCTAAGCGGCAAGCTCCACACCAAGGGAGTCATGATCCTGAGCAATTTTCTCAAGGAGCACTTCGGCCGCGACAAGCCCATTTCGCTTACGGCCTCGCTGTGCTTCGAGCAGAGCTACGGTCCGGTGGAGGGCGACAGCGCATCGAGCACCGAGCTTTACGCGATTCTCAGCGCCCTGGCCGAGGTCCCCATCCGCCAAGGCATCGCCGTCACCGGCTCAGTCAGCCAGAAGGGCGAAATCCAGCCGGTGGGGGGGGTGACGCGCAAAATCGAGGCTTTTTTCGAGATCTGCCGCCACAAGGGCCTGACCGGAGGCCAGGGGGTCATCATCCCCCAAAAAAATGTCCGCCACCTCATGCTGCGCCAGGATGTGGTGGACGCCGTGCGGGACGGTCAATTTCATGTCTGGCCGGTCTCGCGGGTCGAGGAGGGCATCGAGATCCTGACCGGTCTGCCCGCCGGCCGCCCCGGCACCGACGACACCTATTCCAAAGGGACCGTGTTCTTCAAAGTGGACCAACGGCTGCGCCGCATCGCCCAGATCGTCAAGGATTTCGGCGGGGGCCCGGGAGAAAAAAATGACGCGAGCAGAACTTGA
- a CDS encoding TrkA family potassium uptake protein produces MYVVIVGCGRLGALLAVGLSVAGHEVVVIDRHEASFRALSPEFSGFRLTGDATEYALLESAEVGRADCLMATCSEDTLNLMVAQVARHVFGVTCVLARVHQPAFGAIFKTAGIQIISPTQLAFDAFCATLDEGANRQS; encoded by the coding sequence ATGTATGTCGTGATCGTGGGCTGCGGCCGTCTCGGGGCCCTGCTGGCCGTTGGGTTGAGCGTCGCCGGGCACGAGGTGGTCGTCATCGACCGCCATGAGGCATCCTTTCGCGCCCTTTCGCCCGAATTCAGCGGTTTCCGGCTCACAGGGGACGCCACCGAGTATGCCCTGCTGGAAAGCGCCGAGGTCGGACGGGCCGACTGTCTCATGGCCACCTGCAGCGAGGACACCCTCAACCTCATGGTGGCCCAGGTGGCGCGGCACGTCTTCGGCGTCACCTGCGTGCTGGCGCGGGTCCACCAGCCGGCCTTCGGTGCGATTTTCAAAACCGCCGGGATCCAGATCATCAGCCCCACCCAGCTGGCCTTTGACGCCTTTTGCGCAACCCTCGACGAAGGGGCCAACCGGCAGTCATGA
- a CDS encoding TrkA family potassium uptake protein, giving the protein MNIILIGGDQTTYFLAREFISQEHGVTLINRDPEDSRIMSQKLKATVLLGEGSDPETLEQAGARSADVLIAMTSHDHDNLIACQVARLQFEMPRTIALVNDPQNEAVFEDLGISVAFSATRIIASLLNQQTRFAAITHLMTLGQGQISLTEVLLSDKSPAAEKTLHELDLPENFLVAAVLRGDTVLVPRGPTRLAVGDKLIVVGAQADFKTILTRLVGD; this is encoded by the coding sequence ATGAACATCATCCTGATCGGCGGCGACCAGACCACCTATTTTCTGGCGCGGGAGTTCATCTCCCAGGAGCACGGGGTGACCCTGATCAACCGGGACCCCGAAGACAGCCGCATCATGTCTCAGAAGCTCAAGGCGACAGTGCTGCTGGGGGAGGGCAGCGATCCCGAGACCCTGGAGCAGGCCGGCGCCCGCAGCGCCGACGTTCTGATCGCCATGACCTCCCATGACCACGACAACTTGATCGCCTGCCAGGTGGCGCGGCTGCAGTTCGAAATGCCGCGCACCATCGCTCTGGTGAACGACCCCCAAAACGAGGCGGTTTTCGAGGACCTCGGGATTTCGGTGGCCTTTTCGGCCACCCGGATCATCGCTAGCCTCCTCAACCAGCAGACCCGCTTTGCCGCCATCACCCATCTGATGACCCTGGGGCAGGGTCAGATCAGCCTCACCGAGGTGCTGCTCTCCGACAAAAGCCCCGCAGCCGAAAAAACCCTTCACGAGCTGGATCTGCCCGAGAATTTCCTGGTGGCCGCCGTTCTTCGCGGGGACACCGTGCTGGTGCCCCGGGGGCCCACCCGTCTGGCGGTCGGTGACAAGTTGATCGTGGTGGGCGCGCAGGCGGATTTCAAGACGATTCTCACGCGCCTGGTCGGTGACTGA